In Curtobacterium sp. TC1, the following proteins share a genomic window:
- the fliW gene encoding flagellar assembly protein FliW: protein MSISLTFAVPPFGLSPAPVFTLTPVDGAEGLFTLVGGSSRLFVLDAAVHLPSYAPELTDEQAAGLELTDPADAMLLVVANPGASGTTVNLLAPIVVNARTAVGAQLILEDQDLPLRAELARA, encoded by the coding sequence ATGAGCATCTCCCTGACCTTCGCCGTCCCGCCGTTCGGCCTGTCCCCCGCGCCCGTGTTCACGCTGACCCCGGTGGACGGCGCCGAGGGCCTGTTCACCCTCGTCGGGGGTTCCTCGCGCCTGTTCGTGCTCGACGCCGCGGTGCACCTGCCGTCGTACGCCCCCGAGCTCACCGACGAGCAGGCCGCCGGGCTCGAGCTCACCGACCCCGCCGACGCCATGCTGCTCGTGGTGGCGAACCCCGGGGCCTCCGGCACGACCGTCAACCTGCTCGCGCCCATCGTGGTGAACGCCCGGACCGCCGTGGGCGCCCAGCTCATCCTGGAGGACCAGGACCTGCCGCTGCGGGCGGAGCTCGCGCGGGCGTAG
- the flgK gene encoding flagellar hook-associated protein FlgK — protein MVSTFGSLATAYSGLAAARAGIDVTGQNIANAGTAGYTRQRVTQNSIPATQTGFMRGTAALAGQGVSVDGIARLASLTLDVGVRVAAGSSASADARATALSALETGLHEPGKDGLSAKLDAFWSSWSELASHPDDPGAASAVLGAAGTVAAALASGSKAVDAQWSSVRGTVAGQVTQLNDAAKQVADLNGRIRSALASGGTANELLDQRDQLTEQIATLAGGTTRTNADGTVDVLLGGNPLVQGTDARAVALGGGERLADGAAVTLTWTSGSAGAVSLSGGSIGGALAVLAPADGNGTGGALAQAATSYDAVATQLATTVNAVHATGTTPAGTTGTAFFALAAGVPAAQGLSVVPTDGSGLATRNAAGQLDDSFADALSRLGTGPGAADTTWATFVAGVGTASRSAATESTLTGLALTNARTQQQSSAGVDLDEENVNLLSYQHAYQGAARVLTAVDEMLDTIINRVGLVGRG, from the coding sequence GTGGTCAGCACCTTCGGCTCCCTCGCCACCGCGTACTCCGGACTCGCCGCGGCCCGCGCCGGCATCGACGTCACCGGCCAGAACATCGCGAACGCCGGCACCGCCGGGTACACGCGGCAGCGCGTCACGCAGAACTCGATCCCGGCGACCCAGACCGGCTTCATGCGGGGCACCGCCGCCCTCGCCGGACAGGGTGTCTCGGTCGACGGCATCGCCCGGCTGGCATCGCTGACGCTCGACGTCGGCGTCCGGGTCGCCGCTGGTTCCTCCGCCTCCGCCGACGCCCGCGCGACGGCCCTGTCCGCCCTCGAGACCGGCCTGCACGAGCCCGGCAAGGACGGCCTCAGCGCCAAGCTCGACGCCTTCTGGTCGTCGTGGAGCGAACTCGCCAGCCACCCGGACGATCCGGGTGCCGCCAGCGCCGTCCTCGGAGCCGCCGGCACCGTCGCCGCGGCCCTGGCCTCCGGCTCGAAGGCGGTCGACGCGCAGTGGTCCTCGGTCCGGGGCACCGTGGCCGGCCAGGTGACGCAGCTGAACGACGCCGCGAAGCAGGTGGCCGACCTCAACGGGCGGATCCGCAGCGCGCTGGCCTCCGGCGGCACCGCCAACGAACTCCTCGACCAGCGCGACCAGCTCACCGAGCAGATCGCGACGCTCGCCGGCGGGACGACCCGCACCAACGCGGACGGCACGGTCGACGTGCTGCTCGGCGGGAACCCGCTCGTGCAGGGCACCGACGCCCGCGCCGTCGCCCTCGGTGGTGGCGAACGGCTCGCCGACGGCGCGGCGGTCACCCTCACCTGGACCTCCGGCAGCGCCGGCGCGGTGTCCCTCAGCGGTGGGTCGATCGGCGGCGCCCTCGCCGTCCTCGCCCCGGCGGACGGGAACGGCACGGGCGGTGCGCTCGCCCAGGCCGCCACGTCGTACGACGCCGTCGCGACCCAACTCGCGACCACGGTCAACGCCGTACACGCCACCGGCACCACCCCGGCCGGCACCACCGGTACCGCCTTCTTCGCCCTCGCGGCGGGCGTCCCCGCGGCACAGGGCCTGTCGGTCGTCCCGACGGACGGCAGCGGTCTCGCGACGCGGAACGCGGCGGGGCAGCTCGACGACTCGTTCGCCGACGCGCTCTCGCGACTCGGCACGGGCCCTGGTGCTGCCGACACGACCTGGGCGACCTTCGTGGCGGGGGTGGGCACCGCCTCCCGGTCGGCCGCGACGGAGTCGACGCTCACCGGACTCGCCCTGACCAACGCGCGCACCCAGCAGCAGTCGAGCGCGGGCGTCGACCTCGACGAGGAGAACGTGAACCTGCTGAGCTACCAGCACGCGTACCAGGGCGCGGCACGCGTCCTGACCGCCGTCGACGAGATGCTCGACACCATCATCAACCGAGTCGGACTCGTCGGGAGGGGCTGA
- a CDS encoding flagellar protein FlgN: MSVNDLSAVLWRERELLELLTFKLEEEQLLLTAGRSRWVSHASREVEQVLERLRSTGLERAASSAEVAEEWGVPADAPLREVVAAAPNGPWGEILAAHLTAMVELTTQIGALRDENDRFLRTAAQATEETLAGTVTNAATYDASGTSGAGSDGARLFEGTL; encoded by the coding sequence CTGCTCGAGCTGCTCACCTTCAAGCTCGAGGAGGAGCAGCTGCTGCTCACCGCGGGCCGCTCCCGATGGGTGTCGCACGCCAGCCGCGAGGTCGAGCAGGTCCTCGAACGACTCCGCAGCACCGGACTCGAACGCGCCGCGTCGAGTGCCGAGGTCGCCGAGGAGTGGGGCGTCCCCGCCGACGCACCCCTGCGCGAGGTCGTCGCCGCCGCACCGAACGGACCGTGGGGGGAGATCCTCGCCGCGCACCTGACCGCGATGGTCGAACTGACCACCCAGATCGGTGCCCTGCGCGACGAGAACGACCGCTTCCTGCGCACCGCCGCCCAGGCCACCGAGGAGACCCTCGCCGGCACCGTGACGAACGCCGCGACCTACGACGCCTCGGGCACCTCCGGCGCCGGCTCCGACGGCGCCCGCCTGTTCGAGGGGACCCTGTAA
- a CDS encoding beta-ketoacyl-ACP synthase III gives MNTPALRGSRILGFGHHQPERILTNDELSTMVDTNDEWIRTRTGIQTRHIAGPDDSVTSMAIEAGRNALADAGVSPSAVGLVIVASTTHQDRAPYTAGRVAAALGMTNGPAPIDINTACSGFEYALALADQSIRVGSADVALVIGSETLSAIADWTDRSTCVLVGDGAGAAVLGATDTPEIGPVSWGSVPHLLDAVRVEGSPGRFNQEGRSIYRWAITEAEGHAREVVEAAGLTMDDIEVFAFHQANLRIIEPLVTALGGESKFVIRDVVESGNTSAASVPLGLSKAWARGDLPEGVPALLFGFGGGFAHAGQVVRTPVRSF, from the coding sequence GTGAACACCCCAGCACTCCGTGGCAGCCGGATCCTCGGGTTCGGTCACCACCAGCCCGAACGCATCCTGACCAACGACGAGCTCTCGACCATGGTCGACACCAACGACGAGTGGATCCGCACCCGGACCGGCATCCAGACCCGGCACATCGCCGGACCGGACGACAGCGTCACGTCGATGGCGATCGAAGCGGGCCGCAACGCCCTCGCCGACGCCGGCGTTTCACCCTCGGCCGTCGGACTCGTCATCGTCGCGTCCACCACGCACCAGGACCGCGCGCCGTACACCGCCGGCCGGGTCGCCGCGGCGCTCGGGATGACGAACGGTCCCGCGCCCATCGACATCAACACCGCCTGCAGCGGGTTCGAGTACGCGCTCGCCCTCGCCGACCAGTCGATCCGCGTCGGTTCCGCCGACGTCGCGCTCGTCATCGGGTCCGAGACCCTGTCCGCCATCGCCGACTGGACCGACCGTTCGACGTGCGTGCTCGTCGGCGACGGAGCGGGGGCCGCCGTGCTCGGCGCCACCGACACCCCCGAGATCGGACCCGTGTCGTGGGGCAGCGTGCCGCACCTGCTCGACGCGGTGCGGGTCGAGGGGTCGCCCGGCCGCTTCAACCAGGAGGGCCGCTCCATCTACCGCTGGGCCATCACCGAGGCCGAGGGACACGCCCGCGAGGTCGTCGAGGCCGCCGGGCTCACGATGGACGACATCGAGGTCTTCGCGTTCCACCAGGCGAACCTGCGGATCATCGAGCCGCTCGTCACCGCACTCGGCGGCGAGTCGAAGTTCGTCATCCGCGACGTCGTCGAGTCCGGGAACACCTCGGCCGCCAGTGTGCCGCTCGGGTTGTCGAAGGCCTGGGCGCGCGGCGACCTGCCCGAGGGGGTCCCCGCGCTGCTGTTCGGGTTCGGCGGTGGGTTCGCGCACGCCGGGCAGGTGGTCAGGACGCCGGTGCGGTCGTTCTGA
- the flgL gene encoding flagellar hook-associated protein FlgL — MITRVTTQMSMAAASARLQTGAARVAQLTEQATTLQAIQKPSDDPVGTASSMQVRKEQAAAAQYTRNANDAVAWLATTDSALSSVYSVLNSVRDLTVQAANSGTMSDTDRDAFITQFQSLQSDLEARANTTYGTRSVFAGASTAAAAYDPATGWAASGTDVTRRIGDGTTVRVDTAGADVFGTGASSVFGVLDSIVSDLQNGVNVNARINDVDGALGAVRGAQADVGVRHATALAAQDSLKTASVALENRRAGIEDVDLAKAVLDLQVQQTNYQAALAVTAKVLQPTLMDYLR; from the coding sequence GTGATCACCCGGGTGACCACCCAGATGTCGATGGCCGCGGCCTCGGCCCGCCTGCAGACCGGTGCGGCGCGCGTGGCGCAGCTCACCGAGCAGGCCACCACGCTGCAGGCGATCCAGAAGCCGTCCGACGACCCGGTCGGCACCGCGTCGTCGATGCAGGTGCGCAAGGAGCAGGCCGCCGCGGCGCAGTACACGCGCAACGCGAACGACGCCGTGGCCTGGCTGGCGACCACCGACAGCGCCCTGTCGAGCGTCTACTCCGTGCTCAACAGCGTGCGCGACCTGACCGTGCAGGCGGCGAACTCCGGCACCATGAGCGACACCGACCGCGACGCCTTCATCACGCAGTTCCAGTCGCTGCAGTCCGACCTCGAGGCACGGGCCAACACGACCTACGGCACCCGGTCGGTCTTCGCCGGTGCCTCGACCGCCGCCGCCGCGTACGACCCGGCGACCGGGTGGGCAGCGTCCGGCACGGACGTCACCCGCCGGATCGGCGACGGTACCACCGTGCGCGTCGACACCGCAGGGGCCGACGTGTTCGGCACCGGGGCGTCGTCGGTGTTCGGCGTGCTCGACTCCATCGTCAGCGACCTGCAGAACGGGGTGAACGTGAACGCGCGGATCAACGACGTGGACGGTGCCCTCGGGGCCGTCCGCGGCGCCCAGGCCGACGTCGGTGTCCGGCACGCCACCGCCCTCGCCGCCCAGGACTCGCTGAAGACCGCGTCCGTCGCGCTCGAGAACCGCCGCGCCGGCATCGAGGACGTCGACCTCGCCAAGGCCGTCCTCGACCTGCAGGTGCAGCAGACCAACTACCAGGCAGCCCTCGCCGTCACCGCGAAGGTCCTGCAGCCGACCCTGATGGACTACCTCCGATGA